The Papaver somniferum cultivar HN1 unplaced genomic scaffold, ASM357369v1 unplaced-scaffold_33, whole genome shotgun sequence genome includes a window with the following:
- the LOC113341996 gene encoding uncharacterized protein LOC113341996, which yields MYDEEKEKFELGLCILWNIWKARNDLVFSGISLSLGKVLKMADMDFMNCIAVKNDDFNTQVPEICSHTWVPPPPLCTKINVDATFIPNKGVAGAIAHDSSSCYQGCGTSLFDATSPMIAETKAVLLGVELAKKLHLTRVIIEGDASNVTATILGDNKDIP from the coding sequence ATGTATGATGAAGAGAAGGAGAAGTTTGAATTGGGTCTCTGTATCTTATGGAACATATGGAAGGCAAGGAATGACTTAGTTTTCTCGGGAATTTCTCTATCCCTGGGAAAAGTTCTAAAGATGGCAGATATGGACTTCATGAATTGTATCGCTGTGAAAAATGATGATTTTAATACGCAAGTCCCTGAAATTTGTTCTCATACTTGGGTACCACCTCCTCCTCTATGTACGAAGATTAATGTTGATGCAACTTTCATCCCTAATAAAGGTGTTGCTGGGGCTATTGCGCATGATAGTTCTAGTTGCTATCAGGGTTGTGGTACTTCTCTGTTTGATGCGACCTCGCCAATGATTGCTGAAACTAAAGCCGTGTTGCTGGGAGTGGAGTTAGCCAAAAAACTTCATCTAACAAGAGTTATAATAGAGGGAGACGCTTCAAATGTAACAGCAACAATTCTGGGTGATAACAAAGATATCCCATAG
- the LOC113342042 gene encoding uncharacterized protein LOC113342042 produces MSKFITTFTTHFRAICSSSSPFLTTLTSAMATEINAEDISSSTIDPLSVPSAEEINNNGSSTVVDDVVESLKKTEAEEFGFQRPETFSLNLSNTVDPYHRHMFLVYKNVENWEPIIEKADKDSLPGFLAAALKSHAEKTTIKTRMTICEGPYRTESSDGDVFLFPEMAKYRGLTSNDADKFVEDVLVNGKDWVSGTVERLEGSYVFVCSHGSRDKRCGVCGPELIEKFKEEIESRGMKDQVFVGPCSHVGGHKYAGNLIIFSCNSTGEVTGHWYGYATPEDVPAMLDQHIGKGDVIEKLWRGQMLAFPTEDSQKVAEEKLLENGGTAFANGTILEKGEKEESQASAEGGDMVKDAGSCCQGSNGVSCCKDGNVEYTTNVKKAAEGVKTSCQERLSAWMNGEFEQNEVYAGLAVVSAVATIAVAYSIYRRSG; encoded by the exons ATGTCAAAATTTATCACTACATTTACAACTCATTTCAGAgcgatttgttcttcttcttccccatttcTAACAACCCTAACTTCAGCCATGGCTACTGAAATCAACGCTGAAGATATTTCATCATCAACTATTGATCCACTTTCTGTACCTTCTGCTGAAGAAATCAACAACAACGGAAGCAGCACTGTTGTGGATGATGTTGTTGAATCTTTAAAGAAAACTGAAGCGGAAGAGTTTGGATTTCAGAGACCTGAGACGTTTAGTCTCAATCTTTCAAATACAGTAGATCCTTATCATCGCCATATGTTTCTTGTTTATAAGAATGTTGAAAACTGGGAACCGATTATTGAAAAAGCTGACAAAGATTCGCTTCCTGGATTTTTAGCCGCTGCTTTGAAGTCTCATGCTGAAAAGACTACTATCAAG ACACGGATGACGATTTGTGAAGGACCTTACAGAACTGAGTCTTCTGATGGGGATGTGTTTCTTTTCCCTGAAATGGCCAAGTACAG GGGTTTGACAAGCAATGATGCGGATAAGTTTGTTGAAGATGTGTTGGTCAATGGCAAGGACTGGGTTTCTGGAACAGTGGAACGATTAGAGGGTTCGTATGTGTTTGTGTGTTCGCATGGTAGTCGAGACAAGAGATGTGGTGTTTGTGGGCCAGAACTTATTGAGAAATTTAAAGAGGAGATTGAATCGAGGGGGATGAAGGATCAAGTCTTTGTTGGCCCATGTTCCCATGTTGGTGGGCATAAGTATGCAGGGAACTTGATCATTTTTAGTTGCAATTCAACAGGAGAAGTTACTGGACATTg GTATGGATATGCTACTCCTGAGGATGTTCCTGCTATGCTTGATCAGCATATTGGGAAGGGAGATGTCATCGAAAAGCTATGGAG AGGTCAAATGTTGGCTTTCCCTACTGAAGATAGCCAGAAAGTGGCTGAAGAGAAGCTTCTGGAAAATGGTGGTACAGCTTTTGCAAACGGAACCATCTTGGAGAAAGGTGAGAAAGAGGAATCTCAAGCAAGCGCTGAAGGTGGGGATATGGTGAAGGATGCAGGAAGCTGTTGTCAAGGTTCCAATGGAGTATCTTGTTGCAAAGACGGAAACGTCGAATATACCACAAATGTGAAGAAAGCAGCTGAAGGTGTCAAGACCAGTTGTCAGGAAAGGTTGTCAGCATGGATGAATGGTGAATTCGAACAGAATGAGGTTTATGCTGGTCTTGCTGTTGTCAGTGCTGTGGCTACCATTGCTGTGGCTTATTCGATCTATAGAAGGTCAGGTTGA